CGGATCGCAGACCTCGGGGCCGAAGACCCGCGCCAAGCGCCGCGCCGCGAGGGCTTCGTGGCGGTCGTCGATGCCGCGGTCGGGGGCGTCGTCCGGGAGCCCGTGGAGGAGATGGCCGAGGTCGTGGAGCAGCGCGGCGGCGACGAGCGCGTCGGCAGCCCCGGCAGCGGCCGCGAGTGTCGCCGCCTGCAAGGCGTGTTCGAGCTGCGTCACCGCCTCGCCGCCATATTCGGAGTCGCCGTGCTTCGCGAACAGCTCCGTGATCGCGGCCAGAGGATCGCCGCTGTCGGCTCTGGCGGCGGGCTCGCGGTCGTCACGATCGGGAGCGGCCATGGCGGTCCTCCGAGCTCGGTGGGGGTGGGGTACTCGGCGGAAACGGTGAAGCGCCTGTCAGGCGAGCGCCTCGCGCGACGGCCGGCCGTCGACGAGGCGCACGATCCCGAGCGGGTTGGCGTTTTGCAGGGCCGCCGGCAACATGCCGTCGGGCACGTCCTGATAGCAGACCGGCCGGATGAAGCGCTCGAGCGCCGCGGCACCGACGCTCGTGAACCGCGGGTCGCTGGTCGCCGGCCAGGGGCCGCCGTGCTGCATCGCGTGGCCGACCTCGACGCCGGTCGGGTAGCCGTTGACGATCAGCCGGCCGGCCTTGGTGGCGAGGATCGCCAGCAACTCGGCCGCCTGCTCGAGATCGGCCGGCGTGCCATGGACGGTGGCGGTGAGCTGACCGTCGAGGTGGCGGGCGACGGCGAGCAGCTCGTCGGGCGTGGCCGCCGACACGACGAGGCTCGCCGGGCCGAAGACCTCCTCGCCGAGCCGCGCGTCGCCGAGGAAAGCGGCGGCGGTCGTGGTCGCCACCAGCGCCACCGCGTCGTCGGGGCGCGTGCCGGCGGCACCGGTGGCCAGCAGCGCCGTACCGCCGTTGCCGACGAGGTCGCCGCTGCCCTTCCGGTAGGCGGCGAGGATCTCGCTTGTGAGCATCCGCCCCGGCGCGGCGCCCGCGACGGCGCTGGCGAGGAGCCCGCGGAAGTGGGCGAAGTCGGGCCCCTCGACGCCGACGACCAGCCCCGGCTTGGTGCAGAACTGGCCGACGCCGAGCGTCATCGAGCCGACGAACCCGGTGGCGATCGCCTCGGCGCGCGCCGCCAGGGCGCCGGGGAGGAGGAACACCGGATTGAGGCTGCTCATCTCGGCGAACACCGGGATCGGAAACGGCCGCCGCGCGGCGGCGTCGAACAGCGCCCGGCCGCCGGCGCGCGATCCGGTGAACCCGACCGCGGCGGCGAGCGGATGCTCGACCAGCGCCGTGCCGACGGTCGCCCCCGCGCCATGGAGCATCCCGAACACCCCCGCCGGCAAGCCCGCCTTCGCGACCGCGCGTTCGACCGCCCCGGCGACGAGCTCCGACGTGCCCGGATGGCCGCGGTGCGCCTTGACGACGACCGGATTGCCGGTCGCCAGGGCGCTGGCGGTATCGCCGCCCGCCACGGAGAACGCGAGCGGGAAATTACTGGAGCCGAACACGATCACCGGTCCGAGCGGCACCTTGACGCGGCGGATGTCGGCCCGCGGCAGCGGCTGGCGCGAGGGTTGGGCGGGATCGATCCGCGCGTCGCACCACGTGCCCTCGCGCGCCAGCGCCGCGAACAGCCGCAGCTGGCCGACCGTGCGCCCCCGTTCGCCGACGACGCGCGCTTCGGGCAGCGCCGTCTCGGCGCGGACCCGGGCGATGAGGTCGTCGCCGAGCGCGAGGATCTCCTCGGCGATCCCCTCGAGCAGCGCGGCGCGGACGGCACCGGTCGTCGCGGCGAAGACGGGAAACGCGTCGGCGGCGGCGCACACCGCGTCGGCCGCGTCGGCCGGTGTCGCCAGCGCGAACCGGCCAGGCAGCTCCGCCCCGTCGGCCGGGCCGGTCGCCGCGAACGTCGTCGTGCCGCCGCGCCGGGTGCCGGCGATGAACTGCTGCCCATGGAACGCGGTCACGGAGCGACTCCTCGACGGGACGCCGGCACGTGGGCCGGGCTGACGATCAGACGACGACGACCGGGTTGGCAAGCGCGCCGACGCCGTCGATCGTGATCGCGACGGCGTCGCCGCCGGCGAGCGTGAACGACTCGTCGGGCACGATGCCCGTGCCGGTAAGCAGCACGGCGCCAGCCGGAAACGTGTTGCAGCGGCAGAGATGGCCGATGAGGTCGGCGAACGGGCGCTTGATCCGGTCGACCGTCGTCTCGCCGGAAAACACAACCGCGTCACCGCGGCGGATCTCGATCGTGATCCGCCAGGTGCGGATCGCCGCTTCGTCGCTGCCGAGCACGATCCACGGGCCGAGGGCACAGGAGCGGTCGTAGACCTTCGCCTGCGGCAGGTAGAGGAGGTTCTCCCCTTCGATGTCGCGGCTGCTCATGTCGTTGCCGACCGTGCAGCCGACCAGTCGGCCGTCGGGCGCGATGACCAGCGCCAGCTCCGGCTCCGGCACGCTCCACGCCGCGTCGCGTCTGATCCCGACCGGTTCGCCGGGGCCCACCGCCCGGGCGCCGACCGCCTTGAAGAACAGTTCCGGCCGAACCGCCTCGTAGACGCGGTCGTAGGCCGTGGCGGCAAACTCCGACTCCTCCATCCGGGCCGTCTTGCTCCGCAGGTAGGTGACCCCGGCCGCCCACACCTCCTGGTCGGGATCGACCGGAGCGCGGAGCACGACGTCGGCCAGCGACAGAGAATGCAGTGCCCGGCGGACCGCGTCGGCGAGGGCGGCGGCGGGATCGCCGGCCGCGAGGATCGTCCGCAGCCGGGGCACGCCGCTGGTCGACAGGTCGTGGATCCGCTTGCCGTCGAGACTGCCGCCGACGCGGATGTCGGCGGGATCGTCGGCCAGCGAGAAGCGGCAGAGGAAGGGGCCGGCGGCGGGGGGCATGGCGTGACTTGGCGGGGACGGGGCGAGGACGCAGAGTATATCGCCGTGCCGAGCCGTGACTTGTGCCGTGCGTCGTCCGCAGCGAGAGACCAACCGATGACCTCATCCGCCGCCACGCCCGGGTTCGACTCCGCCGACGAGTCGATCTACGCGGTCGCGACCTCGTCGCCCGGCCCGACGGGAAAGCTGCCGCTCACCGACCGGATGCTCCGCGACAGCCCCAGCGGCGACCTGTTCGGGCTGTCGCAGAACGTCGGCATGGGATGGAAGCCGGCCAACGCCGCCGCGGCGCAGGTCATGCTCCTCAGCACGCAGGGGGGCATCCGGCGCCCCGACGGCACGCCCGTCGCCCTCGGCCTCCACACCGGCCACTGGGAGATCGGATTGCTCGTCGAGGCGGCGGCGGCGGCACTCGAGTCGGCCGGCCTGGTCCCGTTCGCCGCTGCCTGCTCCGATCCCTGCGACGGGCGCACGCAGGGGACGACGGGGATGTTCGACAGCCTGCCGTACCGCAACGACGCGGCGATCGTGCTGCGGCGGCTTGCCCGGTCGCTGCCGCAGCGCCGGGCGGTGATCGGGATCGCCACCTGCGACAAGGGGCTCCCGGCGATGATGATGGCGCTGGCCGGCCTCGGCGACCGGCCCGGAGCGATCGTGCCCGGCGGAGTCACGCTGCCTCCCGAGCGCGGAGAAGATGCCGGGACGATCCAGACGATCGGCACCCGCTACGTCCACGGCCGGATCACGCTCGAGGAGGCGGCCGACCTCGGCTGCCGCGCCTGCGCCTCCCCCGGCGGCGGCTGCCAATTTCTCGGGACCGCGGCCACGGCGCAGGTCGTGGC
This genomic interval from Planctomycetota bacterium contains the following:
- a CDS encoding fumarylacetoacetate hydrolase encodes the protein MPPAAGPFLCRFSLADDPADIRVGGSLDGKRIHDLSTSGVPRLRTILAAGDPAAALADAVRRALHSLSLADVVLRAPVDPDQEVWAAGVTYLRSKTARMEESEFAATAYDRVYEAVRPELFFKAVGARAVGPGEPVGIRRDAAWSVPEPELALVIAPDGRLVGCTVGNDMSSRDIEGENLLYLPQAKVYDRSCALGPWIVLGSDEAAIRTWRITIEIRRGDAVVFSGETTVDRIKRPFADLIGHLCRCNTFPAGAVLLTGTGIVPDESFTLAGGDAVAITIDGVGALANPVVVV
- a CDS encoding HD domain-containing protein, which codes for MAAPDRDDREPAARADSGDPLAAITELFAKHGDSEYGGEAVTQLEHALQAATLAAAAGAADALVAAALLHDLGHLLHGLPDDAPDRGIDDRHEALAARRLARVFGPEVCDPIRLHVAAKRYLTAVEPAYLARLSAPSRTSLTLQGGPMNATEVAVFEAEPHWRAAVQLRRWDDEAKVAGLETPPLEAFVDILRACLRDPAGAA
- a CDS encoding aldehyde dehydrogenase (NADP(+)), yielding MAGTRRGGTTTFAATGPADGAELPGRFALATPADAADAVCAAADAFPVFAATTGAVRAALLEGIAEEILALGDDLIARVRAETALPEARVVGERGRTVGQLRLFAALAREGTWCDARIDPAQPSRQPLPRADIRRVKVPLGPVIVFGSSNFPLAFSVAGGDTASALATGNPVVVKAHRGHPGTSELVAGAVERAVAKAGLPAGVFGMLHGAGATVGTALVEHPLAAAVGFTGSRAGGRALFDAAARRPFPIPVFAEMSSLNPVFLLPGALAARAEAIATGFVGSMTLGVGQFCTKPGLVVGVEGPDFAHFRGLLASAVAGAAPGRMLTSEILAAYRKGSGDLVGNGGTALLATGAAGTRPDDAVALVATTTAAAFLGDARLGEEVFGPASLVVSAATPDELLAVARHLDGQLTATVHGTPADLEQAAELLAILATKAGRLIVNGYPTGVEVGHAMQHGGPWPATSDPRFTSVGAAALERFIRPVCYQDVPDGMLPAALQNANPLGIVRLVDGRPSREALA